One stretch of Priestia megaterium DNA includes these proteins:
- a CDS encoding adenine deaminase C-terminal domain-containing protein: MPEQRYRWKSKHIRQQLLVLNGQKAPTIVLKDATYLNARMKQWKKAHIWVYQDRIVYVGSEMPKHTDASTEIIDCREKYVVPGYIEPHVHPFQLYNPQTFSQYAAKHGTTTLFNDNLILALQLEQKTAFSLIEEMKTLPQSLYWWCRFDSQTEIDEEADIFSHTNITSWLQNEAVLQGGELTSWPKLLDGDDLMLHWVQETKRMRKHIEGHFPGASAFTLAKMKLLGADSDHESMTGEDVVARLTQGYDVALRHSSIRPDLPKLLQELKELQVDYFDHITMNTDGSPPSFYQNGVSDMLITLAISEGVPVLDAYNMVSVNIARYYNMEHLHGHVATGCVANINILEDPMRPTPVSVLAKGKWMKKEGKEQALASVEFPWEKFGFSPLKLDFDLTMDDFQFSMPVGVKMKNAVIMEPYSIHLNVSGDVLASDHDESFLVLVDREGKWRINTLLKGFATNVSGLASSFSNTGDFILIGKSKKDMMCAFKRMKEIGGGIVITEDEKVVYELDLPLKGVMSNLPMEELSKREVELKKVLGERGYKHDDPVYSLLFFSSTHLPYIRITPVGIYDVMNKKVLFPSIMR; the protein is encoded by the coding sequence ATGCCGGAACAAAGATACCGCTGGAAAAGCAAACATATTAGACAGCAGCTTTTAGTGTTAAACGGTCAAAAAGCACCAACTATTGTTTTAAAAGATGCAACATATTTGAACGCTCGAATGAAGCAGTGGAAAAAAGCGCATATTTGGGTTTACCAAGATCGTATTGTATACGTTGGCTCAGAGATGCCTAAGCACACAGACGCTTCCACAGAGATTATAGACTGTCGTGAGAAATATGTGGTTCCTGGGTATATTGAGCCGCATGTTCACCCGTTTCAGTTATATAATCCCCAGACTTTTTCCCAATATGCAGCCAAGCACGGAACAACGACTTTATTTAATGATAATTTAATTCTCGCTTTACAGCTTGAACAAAAAACGGCATTTTCATTGATTGAAGAAATGAAAACGTTACCACAATCGCTGTATTGGTGGTGCAGATTTGATTCGCAGACGGAAATTGATGAAGAGGCTGACATCTTCTCACATACGAACATTACTTCTTGGCTACAAAATGAAGCTGTCTTACAAGGAGGCGAACTGACAAGTTGGCCGAAGCTTTTAGACGGAGATGATTTAATGCTTCACTGGGTTCAAGAGACAAAACGGATGAGAAAGCACATTGAAGGACATTTCCCAGGGGCGTCAGCATTTACTTTGGCAAAAATGAAATTGCTCGGGGCAGACAGCGATCATGAGTCTATGACAGGGGAAGATGTTGTTGCTCGGTTAACGCAAGGCTATGACGTTGCTTTGCGCCACTCTTCAATTCGTCCGGATTTGCCAAAATTACTGCAGGAGTTAAAAGAGCTGCAGGTAGATTATTTTGACCATATTACGATGAATACAGACGGTTCTCCGCCTTCTTTTTACCAAAATGGCGTGTCAGATATGTTAATTACATTAGCTATTTCAGAAGGGGTTCCCGTGTTAGATGCTTATAATATGGTGTCTGTAAATATTGCTCGCTATTATAACATGGAACATTTGCACGGGCATGTAGCAACAGGCTGTGTGGCTAATATTAATATTTTAGAAGATCCTATGCGGCCTACTCCGGTATCTGTGCTAGCAAAAGGAAAGTGGATGAAAAAAGAAGGCAAAGAACAAGCATTAGCCTCAGTAGAATTTCCTTGGGAAAAGTTTGGTTTTTCACCGTTAAAGTTGGACTTTGATTTAACGATGGACGATTTTCAATTTTCAATGCCAGTAGGCGTAAAAATGAAAAATGCTGTTATTATGGAGCCGTATTCAATTCACTTGAATGTGAGCGGAGATGTATTAGCCTCTGATCATGATGAAAGCTTTTTAGTGCTGGTGGACCGAGAAGGCAAGTGGCGGATCAATACGCTGTTAAAAGGATTTGCGACAAATGTATCGGGACTGGCGAGTTCATTTTCAAATACAGGTGATTTTATTTTAATTGGAAAATCGAAAAAAGATATGATGTGTGCATTTAAACGTATGAAAGAAATTGGAGGCGGTATTGTCATTACGGAAGATGAGAAAGTAGTATATGAACTGGATCTTCCGTTAAAAGGAGTCATGTCGAATCTGCCAATGGAGGAGTTAAGTAAACGAGAGGTAGAACTCAAGAAAGTGCTGGGTGAGCGAGGATACAAACACGATGATCCTGTCTATTCACTGCTGTTCTTTTCGTCTACACATTTGCCTTATATTCGTATCACGCCAGTAGGAATTTATGACGTTATGAATAAAAAAGTACTTTTTCCGTCTATAATGCGTTAA
- a CDS encoding YerC/YecD family TrpR-related protein, which yields MQINKLRGKELDQLFQAILSLENIEECYQFFDDLCTVNEIQSLAQRLEVARMLREGNTYHKIETETGASTATISRVKRCLNYGSDAYQMVLERLQEDSNQK from the coding sequence ATGCAAATCAACAAACTACGAGGAAAAGAATTAGATCAGCTATTTCAAGCGATTTTATCATTAGAAAACATTGAAGAATGCTATCAATTTTTTGATGACCTATGTACAGTTAATGAAATTCAATCATTAGCACAGCGCTTAGAAGTGGCAAGAATGCTAAGAGAAGGCAACACGTACCATAAAATTGAGACGGAAACTGGAGCAAGCACAGCGACTATTTCCCGTGTTAAACGCTGCTTGAATTATGGAAGCGATGCGTATCAAATGGTGTTAGAACGCCTTCAAGAAGATTCAAATCAAAAGTAA